In Ipomoea triloba cultivar NCNSP0323 chromosome 7, ASM357664v1, a single genomic region encodes these proteins:
- the LOC116025081 gene encoding GPI mannosyltransferase 2 encodes MVTNSSSFQANNRTLLVLKYAIASRLLLISLILLWRWILSPYDTSATINPSCLPSEWNSHTSPVLLPRVAAAIEDSIVWDSVYFVRIAQCGYEYEQSYAFFPLLPISISLLSQTVFSPLIPLVGHRAVLGLSGYVLNNIAFVLAALYLYRLSAVVVKDSELALRASILFCFNPASIFYSSIYTESLYALLSIGGLYYFTSGARNIATICFALSGFSRSNGILNAGYICFQTMHSAYSAVFIKKSAFFAFRVLLAGAIRCLCIIFPFVAFQAFGYYNMCLGHSPGEARPWCKAKLPLLYDYIQSHYWGVGFLRYFQIKQIPNFLLASPILSLALCSIIHYVKLQPKVFLSVGFQASSMIKGQTVSPFSKGTNAGPKSADFAVKDTSSKLQGNHVLKHRKQAAGSKDSGAIPSETGKSDNPDLSTILVPFIFHLGFMVATAFLVMHVQVATRFLSASPPLYWFGSYIMASPNIGKRWGYCIWAYCSAYIFLGSLLFSNFYPFT; translated from the exons ATGGTGACCAACTCTTCTTCCTTCCAGGCCAATAACCGGACGCTGCTTGTTCTGAAATATGCGATAGCCTCGAGacttcttctgatttccttaaTACTTCTCTGGAGATGGATCCTTAGCCCCTACGACACCTCCGCTACCATAAATCCCAGCTGCCTCCCTTCAGAATGGAATTCGCACACATCGCCGGTTCTCCTCCCTCGCGTGGCGGCAGCGATTGAGGATAGCATTGTATGGGATAGTGTATACTTCGTCCGCATTGCACAGTGTGGATACGAATACGAGCAGTCTTACGCCTTCTTCCCGCTCCTTCCCATTTCCATTTCTCTACTCTCCCAAACAG ttttttccCCGTTGATTCCCCTTGTTGGACATAGAGCTGTCCTGGGATTATCTGGTTACGTGCTCAATAACATTGCATTTGTTTTAGCAGCTCTGTACCTTTACAG GCTTTCTGCAGTTGTTGTGAAGGACTCAGAGCTAGCACTGAGAGCTTCAATACTGTTTTGCTTTAATCCTGCTTCCATATTCTACTCATCAAT ATATACAGAGAGTCTCTATGCTCTTTTGTCAATTGGAGGGTTATATTACTTCACTAGTGGCGCAAGAAATATAGCTACCATTTGCTTTGCTCTCTCTGGGTTTTCAAGGTCAAATGGAATACTTAATGCGGGCTATATATGTTTTCAGACTATGCACTCTGCTTACAGTGCTGTTTTTATCAAAAAGAGTGCATTT TTTGCTTTCCGGGTTCTTCTTGCGGGTGCTATTCGTTGCCTGTGCATTATTTTTCCATTCGTTGCTTTCCAAGCTTTTGGATATTACAATATGTGCTTGGGACATTCTCCTGGTGAAGCAAGGCCATGGTGCAAGGCGAAGCTTCCCTTACTCTATGACTATATCCAAAGTCATTATTG gGGAGTGGGATTCTTGagatattttcaaataaaacaGATCCCAAACTTTCTACTTGCTTCCCCAATTTTGTCTCTTGCACTCTGCTCAATTATACATTATGTGAAGCTACAGCCCAAAGTTTTCCTCTCAGTAGGCTTCCAAGCTTCTTCCATGATTAAAGGACAGACCGTTTCACCCTTTTCTAAGGGGACAAATGCAGGGCCAAAGAGTGCTGACTTTGCAGTGAAAGATACCTCTAGCAAATTGCAAG GCAATCATGTACTTAAACACCGGAAACAAGCTGCTGGAAGCAAGGATTCTGGGGCAATCCCATCAGAAACTGGAAAATCAGATAATCCAGATCTATCGACTATACTTGTTCCATTCATATTCCATCTCGGATTCATGGTGGCAACAGCTTTTCTTGTTATGCACGTACAG GTCGCAACCCGATTCTTATCTGCCAGCCCTCCTCTCTACTGGTTTGGCTCATATATCATGGCTTCCCCCAACATCGGCAAGAGATGGGGGTATTGTATTTGGGCATATTGTTCGGCTTACATCTTTCTTGGCAGTCTACTGTTCTCAAACTTCTACCCTTTCACATGA